A window of Candidatus Hydrogenedentota bacterium contains these coding sequences:
- a CDS encoding type II toxin-antitoxin system RelE/ParE family toxin, with the protein MIQNRRLVYYPDVIKTIERFPADTCEVIYHALEEARLGGKHLQVKPLAGFKGASTLEIRDSSGGRAFRVVYTTELKDKIVVLLAFEKKSKSGISTPRHQIDLVHKRLKEARSRFGDK; encoded by the coding sequence GTGATTCAAAACCGAAGGCTGGTCTACTATCCCGATGTCATAAAGACCATAGAGCGCTTTCCGGCAGATACGTGTGAAGTCATCTATCATGCCCTCGAAGAAGCGCGATTGGGCGGAAAACACCTTCAAGTAAAGCCGCTTGCGGGTTTCAAGGGCGCCAGCACACTTGAAATACGGGACTCCTCCGGTGGCCGCGCGTTTCGGGTTGTGTACACAACGGAACTGAAAGACAAGATCGTCGTGCTTCTGGCGTTCGAAAAGAAGTCGAAAAGCGGAATCAGCACGCCCAGGCATCAGATCGACCTCGTTCATAAACGCCTCAAGGAAGCGCGAAGCCGCTTTGGAGACAAATAG
- a CDS encoding XRE family transcriptional regulator — translation MRGGSEKIRKTRASRSQEVEWVESSGNVFADFGVPNPELALLKAHIAIAIKKAIDRKGITQKEAGVLMGIPAVKVSNIICGRLKGYTLDRLFTYLVRLDVDVQVRMKPKRRNQEHARIQGVSL, via the coding sequence ATGCGCGGTGGAAGTGAAAAGATACGAAAGACACGAGCGTCTCGGTCGCAAGAGGTGGAGTGGGTAGAAAGCTCCGGAAATGTATTCGCAGACTTTGGAGTTCCGAACCCGGAGCTGGCCCTGCTCAAGGCCCATATTGCGATTGCTATTAAGAAGGCCATCGATAGAAAGGGCATCACACAGAAAGAAGCAGGCGTGTTGATGGGGATTCCCGCGGTCAAGGTAAGCAACATCATTTGTGGACGCCTGAAGGGATACACACTTGATCGGCTGTTTACCTACCTGGTTCGGCTGGACGTCGATGTGCAAGTCAGAATGAAGCCAAAACGCCGGAACCAGGAACACGCACGAATTCAGGGCGTATCACTGTAG